The sequence below is a genomic window from Rudanella lutea DSM 19387.
GGCTTCTTCCTCTTCGATGCCGTGAATGTCGTTGAGCCGTTCGATACTGATTTTGGCATCCTGCGCTACCCGCAAAAAGCTGATCAGTTGCTCCACTGGGCCGTTCATCTGGCCGGTGATGTACTGAATCGCCAGCATTTCGCCGAGGGTTATGTGCCCCTCTACCACGCCTTTGGCCGCCAGAAAGATGATAAAGATGTTTTTGCCCTGATTGATAAAAAACGCTCCTACCTGCTGATTCTGGCTCAGCGAAAGGCTCTTTACGTTCAGCTTAAACAACCGGGCCTGTATCTTTTCCCACTCCCAGAGTTTCTGGGTGCCGCAGTCGCTCAGCTTAATCTCATGTACACCCGTGATAAACTGAATAATGTTGCTCTGATTCCGTGCCGACACCTCGAATCGTTTATAATCCAACTGCTTACGCTTGTTCAGAAACAGAACAATCCAGGCCGCATACAAGGCGCTTCCCAGGGCAAACACCCCCGCGATAGTAAGGTTGTAATACGCCAGAATAGCGCCAAACACCAGCAGGTGAATAAACGAGAACAAGGTGCTGAGGGTGGTGTTGGTCAGAAACCCCTCAATGCGTTTGTGGTCGTTGATCCGTTGCAGAATGTCGCCCGTCATTTTGGTATCGAAAAACGACAGGGGAAGCTTGAGCAGCTTGACCAGGAAGTCGGACAGGATCGAGATATTCACCCGCGCGCTGATGTGGAGCAGAATCCAACCCCGTACGAACTCAATGGCGGTTTCACCAACCGACAAAAACAACTGCCCGAACAAAACGAGGTAGATAAAGTGAATGTCGTTGTTGCTCACACCCACATCCACAATGGCCTTCGTCAGAAACGGGAACAGGAGTTGCAGCACACTGCCAGCTACCATACCCACCAGCAACTGCACCAGCAACGACCGGTACTGCATGAGGTATTTAAGCAACTGCCCAATGCCCAGCGTGGAGCCTACCTCGTCGGACTGTTCGTAAAAATTCGTGGTCGGTTCAAGCAGGAGCACTACGCCCTCTTTCACCCCGTTTTGTTGCGTGCTCGCCCAATGGTTCAGAAACTCATCGCGCGTGTAGGTCATGAGCGACTTGGCGGGGTCGGCCACGTGGACTTTTTTCTTCGTGATCTTGTGAACCACCACAAAATGGTTCTTGTCCCAGTGAGCCACGCAGGGGAGCATAACACCATCTTCGAGCTTTTCGAAGCTCATCCGCCCGCCCAGCGTCCGAAAGCCCAGCGATTCGGCGGCTTTGCTGATGCCCAGCAACGATACCCCCGCCCGGCTGATGCGGGATTTTTCGCGGAGCGAGTCGAGACTGAAATTGCGGCCGTAATACTTCGCAATCATCCGCAGGCAGGTAGGCCCGCAGTCCATCATGTCGAGTTGTCGGAAATGTGGGAAAGCCATAACGAAAGAGGAATAGTGGCTTACCGACCCCGGTCGGCCGGTATAGGGTGGGTTAAATAGTCATGTTGAGGCCGTCGAAGGGCGGCAGGGTGTTGTCCTGATACTGCATCAGCGCAATACCAATCCCGATCATGCCCCACCCCCACGACACCCGCATGTAGGAGTTTTTGTCCTCGTCGA
It includes:
- a CDS encoding peptidase domain-containing ABC transporter; translated protein: MAFPHFRQLDMMDCGPTCLRMIAKYYGRNFSLDSLREKSRISRAGVSLLGISKAAESLGFRTLGGRMSFEKLEDGVMLPCVAHWDKNHFVVVHKITKKKVHVADPAKSLMTYTRDEFLNHWASTQQNGVKEGVVLLLEPTTNFYEQSDEVGSTLGIGQLLKYLMQYRSLLVQLLVGMVAGSVLQLLFPFLTKAIVDVGVSNNDIHFIYLVLFGQLFLSVGETAIEFVRGWILLHISARVNISILSDFLVKLLKLPLSFFDTKMTGDILQRINDHKRIEGFLTNTTLSTLFSFIHLLVFGAILAYYNLTIAGVFALGSALYAAWIVLFLNKRKQLDYKRFEVSARNQSNIIQFITGVHEIKLSDCGTQKLWEWEKIQARLFKLNVKSLSLSQNQQVGAFFINQGKNIFIIFLAAKGVVEGHITLGEMLAIQYITGQMNGPVEQLISFLRVAQDAKISIERLNDIHGIEEEEAPSKHLTNHLPDHQDICFDKVSFTYPGAGNEPVLRDLSLRIPQGKTTAIVGSSGSGKTTLIKLLLRIYDPDSGQIRIGSNHNLKSISHQFWRSKCGVVMQEGFIFSDTIAKNIAIADEQPDVKRLNEAARVANLYEFIENSPLGYNTKIGAEGNGISQGQRQRILIARAVYKNPDIIFFDEATSALDANNERVIMENLNKFCQGRTVVVVAHRLSTVKHADQIIVLERGRIVEQASHAELVSQRGRYYELIKNQLELGN